A single region of the Enterobacter cloacae complex sp. R_G8 genome encodes:
- the yigI gene encoding acyl-CoA thioesterase YigI: protein MSAMLTAEEALKLVGEIFVYHMPFNRALGLELERYEKAFAQLSFNNQPMMVGNWAQSILHGGVIASALDVAAGLVCVGSTLTRHDTINEDELRQRLSRMGTIDLRVDYLRPGRGNRFTCTSSLLRAGNKVAVARVELHNEEQLYIASATATYMVG, encoded by the coding sequence ATGTCAGCCATGCTTACCGCCGAAGAAGCGTTAAAACTCGTGGGCGAGATTTTTGTTTACCATATGCCGTTTAACCGCGCGCTGGGACTGGAGCTGGAGCGGTACGAGAAAGCCTTTGCCCAGCTCAGTTTTAACAACCAGCCGATGATGGTAGGCAACTGGGCGCAGAGCATTTTGCATGGCGGGGTGATTGCCTCCGCGCTGGACGTGGCGGCAGGGCTGGTATGCGTTGGCAGCACCCTGACGCGCCATGACACCATCAACGAAGACGAACTGCGCCAGCGGTTATCCCGTATGGGTACCATCGACTTACGCGTCGATTACCTGCGTCCCGGGCGCGGAAACCGCTTCACCTGTACCAGCAGCCTGCTGCGCGCGGGGAACAAGGTTGCCGTCGCGCGTGTTGAACTGCATAACGAAGAACAACTTTATATCGCCAGCGCAACAGCCACTTATATGGTGGGTTGA
- the pldA gene encoding phospholipase A: MRTYLAWLLAAVALPLTAYAQEATVKEVHDTPAVRGSIIANLLQEHDNPFTLYPYDTNYVLYTWTSDLNKEAIRSYDWAENARKDEVKYQLSLAFPFWRGILGPNSVLGASYTQKSWWQLSNSGESSPFRETNYEPQLFLGFATDYEFAGWTLRDVEVGFNHDSNGRSDPTSRSWNRAYTRLMAQNGNLMVEVKPWYVVGSTDDNPDITKYMGYYQLKIGYQLGDAVLSARGQYNWNTGYGGAEVGLSYPMTKHVRIYTQVYSGYGESLIDYNFNQTRVGVGVMLNDIF; the protein is encoded by the coding sequence ATGCGGACGTATCTGGCCTGGTTACTGGCAGCGGTTGCACTGCCCCTCACAGCATATGCACAGGAAGCGACAGTCAAAGAAGTGCACGATACGCCAGCTGTTCGCGGTAGCATTATCGCTAACCTGCTGCAGGAGCATGATAATCCGTTCACGCTCTACCCGTACGACACCAACTATGTGCTTTACACCTGGACCAGCGATCTCAACAAAGAGGCGATTCGCTCCTATGACTGGGCTGAGAATGCGCGTAAAGATGAGGTGAAGTATCAGCTCAGCCTCGCGTTCCCATTCTGGCGCGGCATTCTGGGGCCGAATTCGGTACTCGGGGCGTCTTATACGCAGAAATCCTGGTGGCAGCTTTCCAACAGCGGTGAATCTTCACCGTTCCGTGAAACCAACTATGAGCCACAGCTGTTTCTGGGTTTCGCAACGGATTATGAGTTTGCAGGCTGGACATTGCGTGACGTTGAAGTGGGCTTCAACCATGACTCCAACGGCCGTTCCGATCCCACCTCACGTAGCTGGAACCGCGCCTATACGCGCCTGATGGCGCAGAATGGTAATTTGATGGTGGAAGTGAAGCCGTGGTACGTGGTGGGCAGCACCGATGACAACCCGGATATCACCAAATATATGGGCTACTATCAGCTCAAAATTGGTTATCAGTTGGGTGATGCGGTACTGAGCGCCAGGGGCCAGTACAACTGGAACACCGGTTACGGTGGCGCAGAAGTGGGCTTAAGCTACCCGATGACCAAACACGTGCGTATTTATACCCAGGTCTACAGCGGTTACGGCGAGTCGCTCATCGATTACAACTTCAACCAGACCCGCGTGGGTGTGGGCGTAATGCTGAACGATATTTTCTAG
- the recQ gene encoding ATP-dependent DNA helicase RecQ has protein sequence MAQAEVLNQESLAKQVLHETFGYQQFRPGQETIIETVLEGRDCLVVMPTGGGKSLCYQVPALVLNGLTVVVSPLISLMKDQVDQLLANGVAAACLNSTQTREQQQEVMAGCRTGQIRLLYIAPERLMLDNFIDHLAHWNPVLLAVDEAHCISQWGHDFRPEYAALGQLRQRFPELPFMALTATADDTTRLDIVRLLGLNDPLIQVSSFDRPNIRYMLMEKFKPLDQLLRYVQEQRGKSGIIYCNSRAKVEDTAARLQNRGFSAAAYHAGLENHIRADVQEKFQRDDLQIVVATVAFGMGINKPNVRFVVHFDIPRNIESYYQETGRAGRDGLPAEAMLFYDPADMAWLRRCLEEKPQGQLQDIERHKLNAMGAFAEAQTCRRLVLLNYFGEGRQEPCGNCDICLDPPKQYDGLMDARKALSTIYRVNQRFGMGYVVEVLRGANNQRIRDMGHDKLPVYGIGKDQSHEHWVSIIRQLIHLGFATQNIAQHSALQLTEAARPVLRGDVELKLAVPRVVALKPRVMQKSYGGNYDRKLFAKLRKLRKAIADEENIPPYVVFNDATLIEMAEQMPLSASEMLSVNGVGTRKLERFGKAFMALIRSHADGDDEE, from the coding sequence GTGGCGCAGGCGGAAGTATTGAATCAGGAATCGCTGGCTAAACAGGTTTTGCATGAAACCTTTGGCTATCAGCAATTCCGTCCTGGCCAGGAAACCATCATTGAAACCGTGCTGGAAGGTCGTGATTGCCTGGTGGTAATGCCGACCGGTGGCGGTAAATCGCTCTGCTATCAGGTGCCTGCACTGGTACTTAATGGCCTGACGGTCGTGGTATCGCCGCTGATTTCTCTGATGAAAGACCAGGTTGACCAACTGCTCGCCAACGGCGTGGCAGCGGCCTGTCTTAACTCCACGCAAACCCGCGAGCAGCAGCAAGAGGTGATGGCCGGTTGCCGTACCGGACAGATTCGCTTGCTGTATATCGCGCCAGAACGTCTGATGCTGGATAACTTCATCGACCATCTGGCGCACTGGAATCCCGTTCTGCTGGCCGTTGATGAAGCGCACTGTATTTCGCAATGGGGCCACGACTTCCGCCCGGAATATGCCGCACTTGGCCAGCTTCGCCAGCGCTTCCCCGAACTGCCGTTTATGGCGCTGACCGCCACGGCAGATGACACCACGCGGCTGGATATCGTCCGCCTGCTGGGGCTGAACGACCCGCTTATCCAGGTCAGCAGTTTCGACCGCCCGAACATCCGCTATATGCTGATGGAAAAGTTCAAGCCGCTGGATCAGCTTCTGCGTTATGTGCAGGAGCAGCGCGGCAAGTCAGGCATCATTTACTGTAACAGCCGCGCGAAGGTGGAAGACACCGCTGCGCGTCTGCAAAACCGCGGCTTTAGCGCGGCGGCCTATCATGCCGGGTTAGAAAACCATATCCGCGCCGACGTGCAGGAAAAATTCCAGCGCGATGATCTGCAGATTGTGGTGGCGACGGTGGCATTCGGGATGGGCATTAACAAGCCCAACGTCCGCTTTGTGGTGCACTTCGATATTCCACGAAATATCGAATCCTACTATCAGGAAACCGGCCGCGCCGGACGTGATGGCCTGCCTGCGGAAGCGATGCTGTTTTACGATCCGGCCGATATGGCGTGGCTGCGCCGCTGTCTGGAAGAGAAACCGCAGGGACAGCTGCAGGATATCGAGCGTCACAAGCTCAACGCCATGGGTGCGTTTGCTGAAGCGCAAACCTGCCGCCGTCTGGTGCTGCTCAACTACTTTGGTGAGGGGCGTCAGGAGCCGTGCGGCAACTGCGATATCTGTCTCGACCCGCCGAAGCAGTACGATGGCCTGATGGACGCGCGTAAGGCGCTCTCGACCATTTACCGTGTGAACCAGCGCTTCGGGATGGGCTATGTGGTGGAAGTGTTACGTGGCGCCAATAACCAGCGTATCCGCGACATGGGCCACGATAAGCTGCCCGTCTACGGTATTGGTAAGGACCAGAGCCACGAGCATTGGGTCAGCATTATTCGCCAGTTGATTCACCTCGGCTTTGCCACACAGAACATCGCCCAGCACTCCGCGCTTCAGCTCACCGAAGCTGCGCGTCCGGTACTGCGCGGGGATGTTGAACTCAAGCTCGCCGTGCCGCGCGTTGTCGCCCTGAAACCGCGGGTGATGCAAAAATCTTACGGCGGTAACTACGATCGCAAGCTGTTTGCCAAACTGCGCAAGCTGCGTAAAGCGATTGCTGATGAAGAGAACATTCCGCCATATGTGGTCTTCAACGACGCGACGCTGATCGAGATGGCCGAGCAAATGCCGCTCAGCGCCAGCGAAATGCTCAGCGTCAACGGCGTCGGTACGCGCAAGCTGGAGCGCTTTGGTAAAGCGTTCATGGCGCTCATCCGTTCACATGCCGATGGTGATGATGAGGAGTAG
- the rhtC gene encoding threonine export protein RhtC, with protein sequence MLMLFLTVALVHIVALMSPGPDFFFVSQTAVSRSRKEAMMGVLGITMGVMVWAAVALLGLNLILAKMAWLHNIIMVGGGLYLCWMGYQMLRGALKKEEKKPQEPKVELATGGRSFVKGLLTNLANPKAIIYFGSVFSLFVGDSVGAGARWGIFLLIVVETFAWFTVVASLFALPAMRRGYQRIAKWIDGFAGALFAGFGIHLIISR encoded by the coding sequence ATGTTAATGCTATTTCTTACCGTGGCGTTAGTGCACATCGTTGCGCTGATGAGCCCAGGCCCTGACTTTTTCTTCGTGTCACAAACCGCCGTCAGCCGCTCCCGCAAAGAGGCGATGATGGGCGTGCTCGGTATTACCATGGGCGTCATGGTCTGGGCGGCAGTCGCACTGCTCGGTCTGAACCTGATTCTGGCGAAGATGGCCTGGCTGCATAACATCATTATGGTCGGTGGTGGCCTGTACCTGTGCTGGATGGGCTACCAGATGCTGCGCGGGGCGCTGAAGAAAGAAGAGAAAAAGCCGCAAGAGCCGAAGGTCGAGCTGGCTACGGGCGGCCGTAGCTTTGTGAAAGGGCTGCTGACCAACCTGGCGAACCCGAAAGCGATTATCTATTTCGGCTCTGTCTTCTCCCTGTTCGTGGGCGACAGCGTGGGGGCGGGTGCGCGCTGGGGGATCTTCCTGCTGATCGTGGTTGAGACGTTTGCGTGGTTCACCGTTGTTGCCAGCCTGTTTGCCTTACCGGCGATGCGCCGTGGCTATCAGCGCATCGCGAAGTGGATTGACGGCTTCGCCGGCGCGCTGTTCGCCGGCTTTGGTATTCATCTTATTATTTCTCGCTAA
- the rhtB gene encoding homoserine/homoserine lactone efflux protein, which yields MTFEWWFAYLLTSIILSLSPGSGAINTMTTSINHGYRGAVASIAGLQAGLGIHIVLVGIGLGTLFSRSVLAFEVLKWAGAAYLIWLGIQQWRAAGSIDLNTLARTQTRGRLFKRAVFVNLTNPKSIVFLAALFPQFIVPHQPQVMQYVVLGVTTIVVDIIVMIGYATLAQRIAAWIKGPKQMKALNKVFGSLFMLVGALLASARHA from the coding sequence TTTGAGTGGTGGTTCGCTTACCTGCTGACATCCATCATCCTCAGCCTTTCACCGGGTTCGGGCGCAATTAATACCATGACAACCTCCATTAACCACGGTTATCGCGGGGCGGTGGCGTCTATTGCCGGTTTGCAGGCTGGGCTGGGTATTCACATTGTGCTGGTCGGTATTGGTCTGGGGACGTTGTTCTCCCGCTCGGTGCTGGCGTTTGAAGTGCTGAAATGGGCCGGTGCGGCGTATCTGATTTGGCTCGGCATTCAGCAGTGGCGCGCAGCAGGCTCGATTGACCTGAACACCCTCGCCCGGACGCAAACGCGCGGTCGCCTGTTTAAGCGGGCGGTGTTTGTGAATCTGACCAACCCCAAAAGCATCGTTTTTCTGGCCGCCCTGTTCCCACAGTTTATCGTCCCGCATCAGCCGCAGGTAATGCAGTACGTAGTCCTGGGCGTGACCACCATTGTTGTCGATATTATTGTGATGATTGGCTACGCGACGCTGGCGCAGCGAATTGCGGCATGGATTAAAGGGCCTAAACAGATGAAGGCCCTGAATAAAGTCTTTGGTTCGCTGTTTATGCTGGTTGGCGCGCTGCTTGCGTCAGCGCGTCACGCTTAG